Proteins encoded within one genomic window of Deinococcus depolymerans:
- the rplR gene encoding 50S ribosomal protein L18 gives MAAQTTVRRKLRARRKVRQAAGERLRLSVFRSSKHIYAQIIDDSKGITVAAASSAAVKTGTKTDTAAAVGKALAEAAVAKGVSKVVFDRGQYRYHGRVKALADAAREGGLDF, from the coding sequence ATGGCTGCCCAGACGACCGTGCGCCGCAAGCTCCGCGCCCGCCGCAAAGTGCGGCAGGCCGCCGGAGAGCGCCTGCGCCTCAGCGTGTTCCGCTCCAGCAAGCACATCTACGCCCAGATCATCGACGACAGCAAGGGCATCACCGTTGCTGCGGCCAGCAGCGCCGCCGTCAAGACCGGGACCAAGACCGACACCGCCGCCGCCGTGGGCAAGGCCCTGGCGGAAGCCGCTGTCGCCAAGGGCGTCAGCAAGGTGGTCTTTGACCGTGGCCAGTACCGCTACCACGGACGCGTGAAAGCGCTCGCAGACGCGGCGCGGGAGGGTGGCCTTGACTTTTAA